The following DNA comes from bacterium BMS3Abin11.
ACAAATGCAGATCTCGGGCAAACATTCGGCGACACCACACTTGCTCGCACCCTGCTCAAACCGACACGCATATATGTCAAACCACTATTGAATCTACTGCAGGAAATGCCCCTGCATGCACTGGCCCATATCACCGGTGGCGGCCTGTCAGGCAACATAAGCCGGGTTATCCCGGACGGACTCTGTGCAGTGGTTGAGCGATCATCCTGGAATTTTCCTGCAGTCTTTGAATGGCTACAGGAGAACGGCAACATCGCCGAAGACGAGATGTTAAAAACCTTTAACTGCGGTATGGGCATGGTGCTTGTAGCAGCAGCAGCAGATGCGGCTGCCGTAATCAAAAATCTTGAAGCTCAGGGGGAAAAGGTCTGGCTGACTGGACGAATCGAGAAGGCCGCAGCGGGAAGTGAGCGTGTCCGGATTGTCTGACTTAGAATCGTCTGAGCAAAAACCCTTTCCTGGCCCTTTTCCAATAGTTGTCCTGATCTCCGGCAGTGGCAGTAACTTACAGTCCATTATTGACAAGAGCCATGATTTTGAACCTGGCATTGATATCTGTACGGTCATTTCAAATAATCCCGGGGCCTATGGCCTGCAACGTGCCCGGCAGGCGGGTATAGCCACAATGGTCATCAATCACCGGGATTACCCGGATCGTAGCAGCTATGACGCAGCCTTAATGGCCGAGATTGATCGTCATCAGCCGATGCTGGTTGTTCTGGCCGGTTTTATGCGCATACTCACCACTGAGTTTGTTACTCATTATGCAGGCAGACTGATCAACATCCACCCTTCCCTGTTACCACTTTATCCGGGGCTGAATACGCATCAACGGGCCATCGATAACGGTGATAAGGAAGCGGGCGCGACGGTACACTTTGTCACACCGGAGGTTGATGATGGCCCGATTATCATACAGGCTCGTGTACCTGTTTATGGAACTGACAGTCGTCAGCAACTTGCTGCCAGGGTGCTTGTACAGGAACATCTCATCTACCCCAGGGCTATACAATGGTTCACTCAGGGCAGGCTATCTGTGAGAAACGGGAAGGTATTTCTCGATGGCAATGAATCATCAAAACAACAGATCCTATTTGATGAAATATAAATTATCCGCACTCTTTTTGATTTCAGGCCTTTTTCTGAACACCTGCCTGTTCGCCGCTGAACTGCCTGATAGCCTTGATCTTGTGTATAGAGCCAATATTTCCGGCATAAATATCGGAACACTTAATCGTAATCTGCGGGCTATAGGCAAAGGAAAGTATAAGGTCACATCGGAAACCAACGCCACAGGCATTGCGGCCATCCTGCTGAGAGATACCTACAGGGAGAAAAGTGAATTCAAGGTAGTTGCGGATATGATTTACCCTCTGAGCTATCACCAGGCCCCGGATAATCGACCTGACAAAGCACGCATTGCCACTTTTGACTGGGACAAAAAAAAGGTCACACTGAATAATGACAGAGTCTACGATATCAGTCCCGGTGTACAGGATCCGGCCTCTTTTCTTTTTTTCTGGATGTTAAACCCGCCCAGGATTGGACAGACCGGTAAAATCTCACTGGTTGATGGTAAGCGTATGTCTCAGTATGAATTCAAAGTCATAGGACACGAAAAAATCGAATCGCTGTGGGGGAAAATAAATACTCTTCGTATCGAACGTCAGAAAGAAGGCAGCCCGGATAAGATCCTGCGTATGTGGTTAGCAACTGATTATAGTAATATTCCAGTCATCATTGAAAATATCCGACCGAAGTATAAGATGACATTTACGTTGGAGAAAGCAGATGGGTTAGAGGCAGGGGGAAAGGGGAAAGGGGAAAGGAAAGACTAAGGACTAAAGATGAAAGACTAAAGATTATGGATGAAAGAAAACCCAGTTACGATTTTATTTATCCTTCGTCCTTCATCCTTCGTCTATATCTTCAACCCCAACATCAAGCACCAACTTACCCTCCTTCTCGCTGACAAACACCTCCCCACCTTTAGCCAGCTTACCGAACAAAATCTCGTCGGCTAATGGTTTCTTGATGTTTTCCTGAATCACACGTGCCATCGGCCTCGCTCCCATTGTGGGGTCATAACCATGCTCTGCCAGCCAGGCGCGAGCACTTTCATCAACAGTGATGACAACATTTTTATCAGCCAGCTGCATCTCCAGCTCAAGGATAAACTTGTCTACGACGTGGACAATTGTTGACCTGTCAAGATCACTGAAATTTATGATGGCATCCAGACGGTTACGAAACTCCGGCGTGAACAACTTCTTAATCGCTTCACTACCATCGCTACTGTGATCCTGCTCAGTAAAGCCGATTGAACTGCGGGCCATCTGCTCTGTTCCAGCATTGGTGGTCATGACCAGGATGACATTGCGGAAGTCCGTTTTCCTGCCGTTGTTATCGGTCAACATACCGTGATCCATCACCTGTAGCAACAGATTAAAGACATCAGGATGCGCCTTTTCAATCTCATCCAGCAGCAGTACTGCATGCGGTGTCTTGTTGATAGCCTCGGTCAGCAGGCCGCCCTGATCAAAGCCGACATAACCGGGGGGTGCACCGATCAACCTCGACACCGTGTGGCGTTCCATATATTCAGACATATCGTAGCGTATCAGCTCAATACCCATAGTATGAGCCAATTGCCGCGTGACTTCTGTTTTGCCGACACCGGTCGGCCCGGCAAACAGGAAATTGGCAACCGGGCGATCTTCTGGCCCGAGACCAGAGCGTGACATCTTGATTGCCGAAGACAGCGCTGTAATGGCTTCATCCTGACCGAATATCACCCGCTTCAGATCAGTCTCTAAATTTGTCAGTGTCCGTTTGTCAGAGCTGGTCACCTGTTTCGGCGGGATACGGGCCATCCTGGCGACGACCGTTTCTATTTCATGAATGCCGACTTTTTCTTTACGTTTGTTCACCGGCAGCAAATGTACCCGTGCGCCAGCTTCATCCAGTACATCAATCGCTTTATCCGGCAGGTGGCGATCATTGATGTAACGGTTTGACAGTTCTACTGCACCGGTAATTGCTTTTTTGGTATAGCGAACCCCGTGGTGCTGTTCAAAAACGGATTTCAGCCCGTTAAGAATAGCAATTGTTTCATCGATAGATGGCTCAGGTACATCTATCTTCTGGAAACGACGTGACAGTGCGCGGTCTTTCTCGAATATTCCGCGGTATTCCTGGTAAGTCGTGGAACCAATAAAGCGAATCGCTCCCGTGCCAAGTACAGGCTTAAGTAGATTCGAAGCATCCATGGCACCACCCGATGCAGCACCCGCCCCTATGATGGTATGAATCTCATCGAGAAACAAAATAGCCTTACCATCCTTATCTTTTAGTTCGCCGAGAACGGCTTTAAACCTTTTTTCAAAATCGCCACGGTATTTTGTTCCGGCCAGCAAAGCACCAAGATCAAGTGCGTATATGGTATTGTCCGCAATCACGGCCGGAACCTTTCCATCAACAATTAGACTTGCCAGACCTTCAGCCATGGCTGTTTTACCGACACCGGCTTCACCGACATAGAGCGGATTATTTTTTCTGCGACGACAGAGTATCTGCAGGGTGCGTTCGATTTCAAAATCACGCCCGATCATCGGATCAATCCGCCCTTCCCTGGCCTCATCATTGAGGTTAATAGCGTATAATTCCAGTGCAGTCTTTCTGGTTTCAGTTTCACCGCCTTCGACGTCTTCACCTGGCAGGGGCCCAAATTCCATATCATCGTCACGACTAACGCCGTGAGAGATATAGCTGGTCACATCAAGTCGGGTAATATCCTGCTGATTAAGGAAATATACGGCGAAAGACTCTGCTTCTGAAAAAAGTGCCACCAGTACATTGGCGCCATTAACCTCTTTTCTGCCTGAGCCCTGAACATGCAGGATTGCACGCTGAATAACGCGCTGAAAACCCAGTGTCGGTTGGGTTTCGTTCTCACTTTCCGATGGCAGCACAGGTAAAGTCGTATCGATAAACTCTTCCAGTAAGGCACGCAGCTTGTTCCGGTCACAGCCGACTGCCTGCAGTACTGAAGACGCGCTCTGATCCTCCAGCAGGGCCAGCAGTAAATGCTCTACCGTGATGTACTCGAAATGACGGGCGCGTGCCGTTTTAACAGCATCATTCAAGGTTTGTTCAAGTTCTACAGATAGCATCTCTTACTCTCACATCATTCCTGTCATTCGTCCAGATTATCGGGTTCCATTTCACATTGCAGCGGATGCTGCCCCTGTTGGGATAGATCCATCACCTGGCGTACTTTAGTCTCAGCAATCTCCCGGGTAAAGACACCGCAGACACCGAAGCCTTTGGTGTGCACATGCAACATGATTTGCGTTGCCGCATCATGGTCTTTACGGAACACACTTTGCAGCAACATGATAACAAAATCCATGGGAGTGTAGTCGTCATTGATCAGCAGAACCCGGTACATACCCGGTCTTTTGAGCACCGGCTTTGCTTCCTGTAAAGCAAGCCCATCTCCTAATTTATGGTCTTCGTCTGTCATTACATTAATATAGGCCTTTTCGTCTATTTTCCAAGGGGAACCCCTACATATTAGCGATAATTGCGTCACCGAAGCCGGAACAACTGACTTTCGATGCATTGTCCATCAGGCGTTCAAGGTCGTAGGTGACTGTGCCGGCCTGAATCGCACCTTCGATACCCTTTATAATCAGATCTGCCGCTTCATCCCAGCCCATGTGTCGCAACATCATTTCCGCTGACAAAATTAGCGAACTTGGATTCACCTGATCCTTACCTGCATATTTTGGCGCTGTGCCGTGAGTTGCCTCGAAAATTGCAATCTCATCAGACAGGTTTGCACCCGGTGCCAGCCCGATACCACCAACCTGTGCCGCCAGTGCATCGGAAATATAATCACCATTCAGGTTCATCGTGGCTATCACATCATATTCTTTCGGTCGCAGCAGAATTTGCTGCAAAAAGGCATCAGCGATGACATCCTTGATAATGATCTCTTTGCCTGTTTTTGGGTTTGTCATACAGCACCAGGGGCCGCCATCTATCTCAGTTGCACCGAATTCCTTCTTCGCCAACGCATAGCCCCAGGTCTTAAATGCACCTTCGGTAAATTTCATGATATTACCTTTATGCACCAGGGTAAGAGAATCCCGATCCTGATCAATGACGTACTGTAATGCCCGACGAACCAGGCGCTCAGTACCTTCCTGCGAAATCGGTTTAATACCAATACCGGATGTCTCGGGGAAACGAATCTTACTGACCGACATCTCCCTGCGCAGGAAATCAACCACCTTTTTCACTTCCTCACTGCCGGCTTCCCACTCGATCCCGGCATAGATATCCTCGGAGTTCTCTCGGAAAATCACCATTTCTGTATCCTGAGGGCGCTTCAAGGGGCTAGGCACACCCTGAAAATAGCGCACTGGACGCAAACAGACATAAAGATCCAGATCCTGGCGTAATGCGACATTGAGTGAACGGATCCCACCACCAACAGGTGTTGTCAACGGCCCCTTAATTGACACAACATACTCTCTGGCAGCAGCCAGCGTTTCAGCAGGCATCCAGTTATCGCCACCATAGGTAGCAACCGCCTTCTCACCAGCGAAGATCTCCATCCAGGCTATTGCTCGATCGCTATCGTATGCCTTTGCAATCGCCGCATCAATAACCTTGCGCATGACAGGGGTGATATCAACACCAATGCCGTCACCCTCAATGTAAGCAATTATGGGCCTGTCAGGCACATTCAGGCTGCCATCAGTATTCAGCGTAATCTTCTCACCGCCTGCGGGCAGTTCTATCTTTTCATATGACATTTGTACTCCAGTACTCTATTTAGGGGACGCAGGTGCAAAAAATCCTTCATTTAACCGTAATTCTCACGATTTCCACGCCAAATGTCCATCGCTGAACTCTGTATTTTGCTATGCCACCATAGGTGCAATATACTAGTCTGTTAGAATTAACGTGTAGTAAAAATTATAAAACCCTGTGGAGGATAAAAATGAAATCATTCAAACAAAGCGTCCTGGCACTGTTAATCGCGCTGGGTCTGGTCGCGTCAGGCATCACCCATGCCGCATCAAAACCTGTTGTTGGCATCGCTGACTTTAAGAAATCAGTTAGCATCGGCTGGTGGGGCGGTCAGATGGGCAGGGATATGGCTGATATGCTTGCTAACGAATTAATGGGCACAAAGAAATTCAAGGTCGTCGAACGACAGAAACTTGGTGCAGTAATCTCTGAGCAAGATCTGGCTGCCAGTGGCAGAATCAAAAGAGGAACTGGAGCCAAAACAGGTGAACTTACCGGTGCCCAATACTTGATAACAGGAACTGTGACCTCGTATCAAGAGGACGTTGCCGACACCGGTGGTGGCCTGAGCTTCAAAGGCATATCCATAGGCGGCAGTAAAGGCAAGGCCTACATAGCTGTTGATCTGAGGGTAATCGATACAACAACCGGTGAAGTTGTAGATAGTCGTACGGTTGAAGCAAACTCAAGCAAAGGGGGGCTGCGTCTGGGCTTCTTCAAAAACGGGCTGGGAGGTAACTTTAACACCAAGAAAAAAACACCAGCCATGAAGGCCGTTCGTGCAGTTATCATGGAAATATCGGAATATCTCGCCTGCTCAATGGTTAAAAAAGACAGCTGTATAAACGATTACGATGCTAAAGAAACCCGTCGCAGAGAAAACACTAAAGGCGCAATTACCCTCGAATAAACCGCATTTAAGCTTTTAGGCTGCCTCTCTACAGGCAGCCAGTGGCGGTTTGTAATGATAATACAGAGCAGGAACAAGGGCGTTTATTCAAATGTCATAAATGCACCTGGATCAAAATTTATACAGGTTTTTCATGCCATCAGGCCATACTGGCTGTTATTGCTGTTTACCAGTATAGCGGTCATTGGCCTGATTTTTTTAGCACATGGCAAAGGCTCAATCTCAGCCCGAAAGAATTAAATCAAAATGGCTTTGAAGAAAAAGTGCTTAAAGTTATCCGGAAATATGATATTCCACCGGATCGTATTGAATTTGAGATTACAGAACGCCTGGTTATCAGCAATCTCGAAAATACCATTGAGAAAATGCTGAAAATGAAGCAACACGTCTTCCGTTTTTCAGTTGATGACTTTGGTACAGGATATTCTTCACTCGCCTATCTGAAAGAGCTGCCTATAAATCGCCTTAAAATTGACCGTTCTTTCATCTGTGATGTTACTGAAGACCGCAACGATGCGACCATCGTCGAAACAATAATTTCCATGTCTCATCACCTTGGCCTTGAAGTCGTAGCAGAAGGCGTAGAAACTCAGGAACAGCATTTTTTCCTTAGCCAGCATGCCTGTGATATCTTCCAGGGATATTATTTCAGCGAGGCCCTGATAGCATCAGAAATCACCATGTTTGACTTGCAGCACAACAAAGAAAATCTGCAGTAGAATAACCCCTGGCGAAACACTTTAGCTCCTGCGACAAAGCATTCATTACACAAATGGCAACTTCAGTATTTCTTGGACTCTCAGGCGGTGTAGATTCTGCTGTTGCAGGATTGTTACTGAAACAACGGGGCTACAATGTCACCGCCGTTTTCATGAAGAACTGGGAAGAAGATGATACAGAGGATTACTGTGCGGCGACTGAAGACCTGGCAATAGCGAAAGAAGTCGCCGACATACTGAATATCCCATTACTCACAGTTAACTTCGCAACAGAATACTGGGACAGGGTATTTGAGCACTTTCTGCAGGAATACCGGGCCGGCAGGACACCTAACCCCGACGTATTGTGTAATCGTGAGATAAAATTCAAGGCCTTTCTGGATTATGCACTGGATCATGGTGCAGGCACGATCGCAACCGGTCATTATGCTGATACGCATCAGTGCCATGGCAGTGCATATCTTGGCAAAGCAGCAGACAAAGACAAGGACCAGACCTATTTCCTTTATGCCATCGGTCAGTATGCGCTGGCACATAGTCTTTTCCCGCTCGCCACATTACAGAAAAATGCGGTAAGGGAGCTGGCACGTAGCAACAAACTGCCCAACTACAACCGAAAGGACAGCACTGGCATATGTTTCATCGGCGAACGACGTTTTCGCGATTTTCTGGCGCAGTACCTTCCTGCCCAGCCTGGTGACATCCAGCAACTTGGCGGCCCAGTTATCGGGCAACATCGGGGCCTGATGTACTACACGATCGGCCAGCGCCAGGGACTTGGTATTGGTGGCCCGGGGGAACCATGGTTCGTCGTCAGTAAAGATATGGAAAACAACATCCTCTACGTTGTTGAAGGCAAAAATCACCCTGCACTGTTCCAGTCCAGTCTGGTAGCTGATGAATTACACTGGATAGCCAACCAGCCTCCAGTCCTGCCACTCAGCTGTACATCCCGTATTAGACACCGGCAAGCTGAACAAAACTGTCGACTTTCTGAAATAGATGATGGATGTATCAGGGTCGACTTTGAGCAACCACAAAGAGCTATAGCAACGGGTCAGTCTGTGGTCTTTTATGAAGGGGCCTTGTGCCTGGGCGGTGGCGTAATCAGTTCATCGCAGTAATACCGAAAATTACCCGAATCAGTTAATATTCAACATATGGGCACCTCTATTAATTCATGAATATTCATCTCACATACAAAATCGAGCAATCTTGAGTGATTCATATGAAGCTTTCCTCCTTAACCGCTATCTCCCCTATTGACGGCCGCTATGGCAGTAAAACTGTCGAACTGCGCCCTTTTGTCAGTGAATACGGTCTGATACACCACCGCATCATTATTGAAATTGAATGGCTCAAGGCCCTCTCTGCACACCCGAACATTCCAGAAGTCCCCATTTTTTCGCAAGGCGCAATGGATTTCCTTAATTCCATCAAAACGGGTTTCAATGAAACGGAAGCACAACGGATTAAAGATATCGAAAGCAGGATTAACCATGACGTCAAAGCCATCGAGTATTACATTAAGGAGAAACTGGAGGCCTTTGACGAACTGAATGCCATTTGTGAATTCGTCCATTTTGCCTGTACCTCTGAAGATATCAACAACCTTTCACATGGGTTGATGCTTAAAGGGGCGAACGAAAAAATTCTACTTCCTGCAATGGACAGTGTTATTGATACCATCACTGACCTTTCTCTACAGTATGCCAGCATCCCGATGCTGGCACGCACACATGGCCAGGCTGCGTCTCCAACAACGGTTGGCAAGGAACTGGCAAATGTCGTTGCCCGCCTGCGGCGGCAGCGACATCAAACGGCTACCAGTCCTTTGCTGGGTAAAATAAACGGTGCTGTCGGTAATTATAATGCCCATCTGGCTGCCTACCCGGACATTGACTGGGCCAGCTTCGCAGAAAACTTTGTGTTGTCATTGGGACTGGAATGGAACCCCTATACAACACAAATCGAACCCCACGATAATATCGCTGAACTGTTTGATGCTATAGCCCGTTTCAACACCATTATTCTCGACTTTGACCGTGACATCTGGGCCTATATTTCAATTGGCTATTTCAAGCAGAAAACTGTCCGCGGTGAGGTAGGCTCCTCAACCATGCCGCACAAAGTGAACCCCATCGACTTTGAAAATTCGGAAGGCAATATCGGCATCGCAAATGCTTTGTTGAATCATATGTCAGCAAAACTACCCGTCAGCCGCTGGCAGAGGGACCTGACCGATTCCACTGTGCTGCGTAACGAAGGTGTCGCACTGGCCTATTCACTACTGGCATGGAAATCAACCCTGCGCGGCTGCAGCAAACTGGAAGTCAATGAAGAAAAACTGGCAGCAGACCTGATGGCCAACTGGGAAGTCCTGGCTGAACCCATCCAGACGGTCATGCGACGCTATGGCATTGAAGAACCCTATGAAAAGCTTAAGGAGTTAACGCGTGGCAAGGGAATCAGTCAGGAAACACTGAAGAACTTTATTGAAAAACTGGATATACCTGAGTCAGCACGTAAGAGCCTGTTGGAGCTTACACCTGCCAGTTATACAGGCAATGCTGAGGAGCAGGCCAAGGGGATTAAAGGGAAATGAAGAAGTTCCAAGATCCAAGTTCCAAGATCCAAGATCCAAGTGTTTTTTTCGGAACTTGGAACTTGGAACTTGGAACTTGGATCTAATTATTCAACGAGAAAAAGGTCATGACAGAGAACAAAAATACCGACAGCGACAGATACCCGATAAATACACGGGAACAGGTATCCGAAACAAGCATACGCCTGATTAAGAAAGCCAGCCGCAGCATCAACATCCTGCTTTATGATTACGATGAAGTGCTCTTGCCTGGCAGTAAAATTGACGATCTGCTATCAACATTCATCCGTCAACATGAACGCTGTCGTTTCCAGTATCTCTGTTCCGAGAATGACATTCTTCGCGAACGTGGGGGAAAGCTGATCCAGTTGGCGAGGAAATTTAGTACTTTCATCAAACTGCGTCAGCTGCCGGATGACCTGCAGTCCATCCAGGAACAGTTTATCGTTATTGATGGAAACACCAGTATGATTACACAGGATCATAGATCCTACGACTATTATGCCCGTTTCAATGATCGCGCCAGGGCACATAAACTGAACAACCGCTTTGAAGAATTATGGCAGCGTTCAGAACCTGTTCCGGGTGTTCATGTTACGGGATTATGAAAATCAGACAAAAGACTAAAGACTAAGGACAAAGGGAACATCAAAACCGAAATGATTTTTTATCTTTTGTCCTTAGTCTTTTGTCCTTAGTCTATTACCCATGACCAGAACAATACCAATTCTGATACTGGCCTCTCTTCTCCTTTCCAGCTGCCAGCAAACACAGACTATTCAGCATTCAAAGGCAGAAGCGGCAAGCCGGGTCGCCAGGAGCATGATCGGACAACCCTATCGCTACGGTGGACAGTCTCCCGGTGGCTTCGATTGCAGCGGACTGGTCTGGTACAGCTATAAGAAAGTTGGCGTGAAAACTGCCCGCACTACAAAAGAACTAAGAAAGCAGGCAAAAAAGATATCCCGCAAAAAATTACGGGCCGGTGACCTGGTTTTCTTTAAAGGCTGGGTGCGCACCAATCATGTGGGGATATATATTGGTGATGGTCGCTTCGTCCATGCCCCGTCTTCAGGGAAAAAAATCAAAATAGACCGGCTGGATACGGGGTATTGGGATGATCATTTTAAATCGGCGGGTCGGATTGTAAATTAATGATAAAAGACTAAGGATGAAAGAAAAAACTGCTGCAGACTTACCCTGTCCTTGATCCTTAGTCTTTAGTCTTTAGTCTTTAGTCTTTAGTCTTTAGTCTTTAGTCTTCATAAATTCATCAACTCCTCAGCCATCGCCGCAAACTGCTTGCGCCTGTACAAAAACTGTAAGCGTCCACCCCCAAGCTGCTCCCACAACACTGCCGCTCGTGTACCGGCTAATAACAAACAGCGAATTCGATTAACGATGTCGTTCTGCTGCAGAAAATCTGGGTTGCCCTTCACAATTATCCGGGGCTGCAAAGTGCTTATGGTTTCACTGTAGATATCAGCAAAGCGAGCAAGCAGGGTGGAATTGATACCTGAGTCTTGTTGCATAAATTCAAAATAGTCCTTCTGGCGCTGTACGCTCTGGATAAGTGTGCTTAATTGCTCAAGTAACTCCGGTCGACGCAGCATTTTATGGGTCAAATGCATCAGACTGAGTACGTATGCCAGGATTGTCAGACTGGTTTCAGTTTTATCACTGCCGGCAAAATCGGCTAATGTCCTCAGCCCAAGCGAAACA
Coding sequences within:
- the clpS gene encoding ATP-dependent Clp protease adapter protein ClpS, producing the protein MTDEDHKLGDGLALQEAKPVLKRPGMYRVLLINDDYTPMDFVIMLLQSVFRKDHDAATQIMLHVHTKGFGVCGVFTREIAETKVRQVMDLSQQGQHPLQCEMEPDNLDE
- the purN gene encoding phosphoribosylglycinamide formyltransferase, whose translation is MSGLSDLESSEQKPFPGPFPIVVLISGSGSNLQSIIDKSHDFEPGIDICTVISNNPGAYGLQRARQAGIATMVINHRDYPDRSSYDAALMAEIDRHQPMLVVLAGFMRILTTEFVTHYAGRLINIHPSLLPLYPGLNTHQRAIDNGDKEAGATVHFVTPEVDDGPIIIQARVPVYGTDSRQQLAARVLVQEHLIYPRAIQWFTQGRLSVRNGKVFLDGNESSKQQILFDEI
- the hflD gene encoding high frequency lysogenization protein HflD yields the protein MTSSLTDRTLALAGIFQSATLVHQLATIGRAEEGAIHSSIESLFKIDADDVPSVFSGTGGVSLGLRTLADFAGSDKTETSLTILAYVLSLMHLTHKMLRRPELLEQLSTLIQSVQRQKDYFEFMQQDSGINSTLLARFADIYSETISTLQPRIIVKGNPDFLQQNDIVNRIRCLLLAGTRAAVLWEQLGGGRLQFLYRRKQFAAMAEELMNL
- the icd gene encoding isocitrate dehydrogenase [NADP]; protein product: MSYEKIELPAGGEKITLNTDGSLNVPDRPIIAYIEGDGIGVDITPVMRKVIDAAIAKAYDSDRAIAWMEIFAGEKAVATYGGDNWMPAETLAAAREYVVSIKGPLTTPVGGGIRSLNVALRQDLDLYVCLRPVRYFQGVPSPLKRPQDTEMVIFRENSEDIYAGIEWEAGSEEVKKVVDFLRREMSVSKIRFPETSGIGIKPISQEGTERLVRRALQYVIDQDRDSLTLVHKGNIMKFTEGAFKTWGYALAKKEFGATEIDGGPWCCMTNPKTGKEIIIKDVIADAFLQQILLRPKEYDVIATMNLNGDYISDALAAQVGGIGLAPGANLSDEIAIFEATHGTAPKYAGKDQVNPSSLILSAEMMLRHMGWDEAADLIIKGIEGAIQAGTVTYDLERLMDNASKVSCSGFGDAIIANM
- a CDS encoding curli production assembly/transport component CsgG, encoding MKSFKQSVLALLIALGLVASGITHAASKPVVGIADFKKSVSIGWWGGQMGRDMADMLANELMGTKKFKVVERQKLGAVISEQDLAASGRIKRGTGAKTGELTGAQYLITGTVTSYQEDVADTGGGLSFKGISIGGSKGKAYIAVDLRVIDTTTGEVVDSRTVEANSSKGGLRLGFFKNGLGGNFNTKKKTPAMKAVRAVIMEISEYLACSMVKKDSCINDYDAKETRRRENTKGAITLE
- the purB gene encoding adenylosuccinate lyase; translated protein: MKLSSLTAISPIDGRYGSKTVELRPFVSEYGLIHHRIIIEIEWLKALSAHPNIPEVPIFSQGAMDFLNSIKTGFNETEAQRIKDIESRINHDVKAIEYYIKEKLEAFDELNAICEFVHFACTSEDINNLSHGLMLKGANEKILLPAMDSVIDTITDLSLQYASIPMLARTHGQAASPTTVGKELANVVARLRRQRHQTATSPLLGKINGAVGNYNAHLAAYPDIDWASFAENFVLSLGLEWNPYTTQIEPHDNIAELFDAIARFNTIILDFDRDIWAYISIGYFKQKTVRGEVGSSTMPHKVNPIDFENSEGNIGIANALLNHMSAKLPVSRWQRDLTDSTVLRNEGVALAYSLLAWKSTLRGCSKLEVNEEKLAADLMANWEVLAEPIQTVMRRYGIEEPYEKLKELTRGKGISQETLKNFIEKLDIPESARKSLLELTPASYTGNAEEQAKGIKGK
- the mnmA gene encoding tRNA-specific 2-thiouridylase MnmA: MATSVFLGLSGGVDSAVAGLLLKQRGYNVTAVFMKNWEEDDTEDYCAATEDLAIAKEVADILNIPLLTVNFATEYWDRVFEHFLQEYRAGRTPNPDVLCNREIKFKAFLDYALDHGAGTIATGHYADTHQCHGSAYLGKAADKDKDQTYFLYAIGQYALAHSLFPLATLQKNAVRELARSNKLPNYNRKDSTGICFIGERRFRDFLAQYLPAQPGDIQQLGGPVIGQHRGLMYYTIGQRQGLGIGGPGEPWFVVSKDMENNILYVVEGKNHPALFQSSLVADELHWIANQPPVLPLSCTSRIRHRQAEQNCRLSEIDDGCIRVDFEQPQRAIATGQSVVFYEGALCLGGGVISSSQ
- the cph2_6 gene encoding phytochrome-like protein cph2, yielding MAVCNDNTEQEQGRLFKCHKCTWIKIYTGFSCHQAILAVIAVYQYSGHWPDFFSTWQRLNLSPKELNQNGFEEKVLKVIRKYDIPPDRIEFEITERLVISNLENTIEKMLKMKQHVFRFSVDDFGTGYSSLAYLKELPINRLKIDRSFICDVTEDRNDATIVETIISMSHHLGLEVVAEGVETQEQHFFLSQHACDIFQGYYFSEALIASEITMFDLQHNKENLQ
- the clpA gene encoding ATP-dependent Clp protease ATP-binding subunit ClpA; the protein is MLSVELEQTLNDAVKTARARHFEYITVEHLLLALLEDQSASSVLQAVGCDRNKLRALLEEFIDTTLPVLPSESENETQPTLGFQRVIQRAILHVQGSGRKEVNGANVLVALFSEAESFAVYFLNQQDITRLDVTSYISHGVSRDDDMEFGPLPGEDVEGGETETRKTALELYAINLNDEAREGRIDPMIGRDFEIERTLQILCRRRKNNPLYVGEAGVGKTAMAEGLASLIVDGKVPAVIADNTIYALDLGALLAGTKYRGDFEKRFKAVLGELKDKDGKAILFLDEIHTIIGAGAASGGAMDASNLLKPVLGTGAIRFIGSTTYQEYRGIFEKDRALSRRFQKIDVPEPSIDETIAILNGLKSVFEQHHGVRYTKKAITGAVELSNRYINDRHLPDKAIDVLDEAGARVHLLPVNKRKEKVGIHEIETVVARMARIPPKQVTSSDKRTLTNLETDLKRVIFGQDEAITALSSAIKMSRSGLGPEDRPVANFLFAGPTGVGKTEVTRQLAHTMGIELIRYDMSEYMERHTVSRLIGAPPGYVGFDQGGLLTEAINKTPHAVLLLDEIEKAHPDVFNLLLQVMDHGMLTDNNGRKTDFRNVILVMTTNAGTEQMARSSIGFTEQDHSSDGSEAIKKLFTPEFRNRLDAIINFSDLDRSTIVHVVDKFILELEMQLADKNVVITVDESARAWLAEHGYDPTMGARPMARVIQENIKKPLADEILFGKLAKGGEVFVSEKEGKLVLDVGVEDIDEG
- the mepH gene encoding murein DD-endopeptidase MepH precursor, coding for MTRTIPILILASLLLSSCQQTQTIQHSKAEAASRVARSMIGQPYRYGGQSPGGFDCSGLVWYSYKKVGVKTARTTKELRKQAKKISRKKLRAGDLVFFKGWVRTNHVGIYIGDGRFVHAPSSGKKIKIDRLDTGYWDDHFKSAGRIVN